A DNA window from Bacteroidota bacterium contains the following coding sequences:
- a CDS encoding outer membrane protein transport protein, with the protein DKIYNTKLIFEFLELPLIMLSFESQVFAEGFQINQQGAKAMGMGGAFTAQANDPSAIFFNPAGLGFQKGMKVMVGTTLIFPSTNFTSPAPYSKKTKMKSQIFYPSNFYGTYGMDNGFVLGLGVFKPFGFGTEWDKDWEGNYLAVKTDLQTVFINPTISFKVNEQLSIALGVSYVSADVKIPLAVPSDRQLDSPSITTFYRTGELEASGSGVNINFGYLLKPSDELSVGLSYRHTTKLDLKGKAKITELPTEYDGETTITLPSNISAAIAYVVIPDLTVEAGLQYVMWESYSTLDLNIKDWKNVFLFRLGGEYRYEQFAFRAGYVYDKTPQPDKSVEPMLPDANRNTFAFGVGYKLTDALNLDFAYQYVMFADRTVTSPINLFPGTYKSSSNLFGISVSHQF; encoded by the coding sequence GATAAAATCTATAACACTAAACTTATATTTGAATTTTTGGAACTGCCCTTAATAATGTTATCGTTTGAATCACAAGTTTTTGCCGAAGGATTTCAAATTAACCAACAGGGAGCAAAAGCAATGGGTATGGGTGGCGCATTCACTGCACAAGCAAACGACCCCTCTGCAATATTTTTCAATCCTGCAGGATTGGGATTCCAAAAAGGGATGAAAGTGATGGTAGGAACGACATTAATATTTCCTTCAACTAATTTTACGAGTCCTGCCCCATATTCCAAAAAAACGAAAATGAAAAGCCAGATATTTTATCCAAGTAATTTTTATGGAACTTACGGAATGGATAACGGTTTTGTTTTGGGACTGGGTGTTTTTAAGCCTTTTGGATTTGGAACAGAGTGGGATAAAGATTGGGAAGGAAACTACTTGGCTGTAAAAACCGACTTGCAAACAGTTTTCATTAATCCAACGATTTCATTTAAAGTGAACGAACAATTGTCTATTGCTCTTGGTGTGAGTTACGTTTCAGCGGATGTGAAAATTCCACTCGCAGTCCCAAGCGATCGTCAACTGGACTCCCCATCCATAACAACTTTTTATCGGACCGGAGAGCTTGAAGCATCTGGAAGTGGTGTTAATATTAATTTCGGGTATTTACTTAAACCGTCCGACGAACTTTCGGTTGGGTTGTCATATCGGCACACAACCAAACTTGATTTAAAAGGCAAGGCAAAAATTACAGAATTACCTACAGAATATGATGGCGAAACAACCATTACGTTACCCTCCAACATTTCTGCTGCAATCGCCTATGTTGTGATACCTGATTTAACTGTTGAAGCAGGTTTGCAGTATGTAATGTGGGAAAGTTATAGCACTTTAGATTTAAATATTAAAGATTGGAAAAATGTATTTTTATTCCGTCTCGGCGGTGAATATCGTTACGAACAATTTGCTTTTCGTGCCGGTTATGTTTACGATAAAACCCCTCAGCCTGATAAATCGGTTGAACCGATGTTGCCCGATGCCAATCGGAATACATTTGCATTTGGTGTCGGTTATAAACTTACCGATGCACTTAATTTAGATTTTGCATATCAATATGTTATGTTCGCCGACAGAACCGTTACATCCCCTATAAATTTATTCCCCGGAACTTATAAAAGTTCTTCGAACCTTTTTGGTATTAGTGTAAGTCACCAGTTTTAG
- a CDS encoding outer membrane protein transport protein produces the protein MKKFINISFLFAFVVLFVTTQYLFAGGFQINEHGAKAMGMGGAFTGLASDPSAIFFNPAGLSFQKGANIMLGTTLIFPSTTFTPKGSTQDAKMKSQIFYPSNIYGTYTMDDGLAFGIGVYNPYGLGTVWDKDWVGSRIATKTELQTFFINPSVSYKFNEQLSFGIGVSYVLANVELSFRVPTFRTLLPPTPSTTDGTASLEADGNGINFNAGIIYRPFDNLMLGLAYRHSTKLELEGTAKFTDMNALQSFFPGGDGSTEITLPLNLTFGAAIDVTKELTVSTDIQFIGWSSYDSLVVKITEGPASPLGVLQKGSTSIKDWKNAFILRWGVEYRFENWSLRGGLVFDVTPQPLHKTEPMLPDGNRGEAMLGIGYNITENIMIDAAYQFIKLEQRAVVYSDINFLGTYKSDAHLFGINVGYKF, from the coding sequence ATGAAAAAATTTATTAACATTTCGTTCTTATTTGCTTTTGTAGTTTTGTTTGTCACTACCCAATATTTATTTGCTGGTGGTTTTCAAATAAACGAACACGGTGCAAAAGCTATGGGAATGGGGGGTGCATTCACCGGTCTGGCTTCTGATCCCTCAGCAATATTTTTTAATCCGGCCGGTTTGAGTTTTCAAAAAGGTGCTAATATTATGCTTGGCACTACACTAATATTTCCATCGACAACATTTACACCAAAAGGCTCGACTCAAGATGCGAAAATGAAAAGTCAAATATTTTACCCATCTAATATCTACGGGACATATACCATGGATGATGGCTTAGCATTTGGTATCGGAGTTTATAATCCTTATGGATTAGGCACTGTATGGGATAAAGATTGGGTCGGAAGTAGAATTGCTACAAAGACTGAACTCCAAACATTTTTTATTAATCCATCTGTCTCATATAAATTTAATGAACAATTATCATTTGGAATCGGTGTGAGCTATGTTTTAGCTAATGTAGAATTATCATTTCGAGTTCCAACCTTTCGTACTCTACTTCCTCCAACACCCTCAACAACAGACGGAACAGCTTCACTTGAAGCTGATGGTAATGGAATTAACTTCAATGCAGGAATAATTTATCGACCATTTGATAACTTGATGCTCGGTCTTGCCTATCGGCATTCAACAAAATTAGAACTTGAAGGAACAGCAAAATTTACTGATATGAATGCATTACAATCTTTCTTTCCCGGTGGAGATGGAAGTACAGAGATAACATTGCCGTTAAACCTTACATTTGGTGCTGCTATTGATGTCACGAAAGAATTAACTGTATCGACAGATATACAATTTATCGGCTGGTCGTCTTATGATTCTTTAGTGGTAAAAATTACTGAAGGACCAGCGTCACCTCTCGGTGTACTTCAAAAAGGTAGCACATCAATAAAGGATTGGAAGAATGCTTTTATTTTAAGATGGGGTGTTGAATACAGATTCGAAAATTGGTCACTTCGAGGTGGACTTGTATTTGACGTTACACCGCAGCCACTGCACAAAACTGAACCAATGCTCCCCGATGGAAACAGAGGTGAAGCAATGTTGGGTATAGGTTATAATATTACTGAAAACATTATGATCGATGCTGCATATCAATTTATAAAATTAGAGCAAAGGGCTGTTGTTTATTCAGATATTAATTTCCTCGGAACCTATAAAAGCGACGCCCATTTATTTGGTATAAACGTAGGATATAAATTCTAA
- the purL gene encoding phosphoribosylformylglycinamidine synthase subunit PurL: protein MSNEKEPLVNLQLANEHGLTEDEYNRILEILGRTPTYTELGVFSVMWSEHCSYKNSIALLKTLPRSGERLLVSAGEENAGLVDIGDGLAVAFKIESHNHPSAIEPYQGAATGVGGIMRDIFTMGARPIAALNSLRFGNPTDPRVKYLIKGIVKGIGDYGNCFGVPTVGGEVYFDKCYTENPIVNAMSVGIVKHDCIMKAAAKGEGNLVMIVGSATGRDGIHGATFASQEISEESDEKRPSVQVGDPFTEKLLLEATLEAAKTGYIIGIQDMGAAGIACSTSEMSERGKSGMVIDLNKVPARETGMNAYEIMLSESQERMLVVIKEGGEKIIQEIFKKWDLQVEIIGNVDNSAILKIYMDGILKAEIPAESLVLGGGAPVYYRESIEPKYLSETKNFSFEEIPEPIDYNETLKEMLKSPNICSKKWIYQQYDSMVRTNTIPSGITDAAIIRIKATNKALALKTDGNARYVYLNPRKGAEIAVAESARNVICCGAKPIAITNCLNFGNPYNPENYWQFKEAVAGIGNACRVLETPVTGGNVSFFNESPNYSVFPTPVIGMLGLVEDLKLITSMEFKNEYDLIVLIGKNHGDISGSEYLKHIHGKTEGDAPYFDINYEKKVHTTVLEAIHEGIVESAHDVSDGGIAVTLSECCIASDLGAEIFFESAYRLDFILFGEDQMRIVITIEEGSLAKLEQIVNKNKTDYKIIGKVKGHKLIINSIIDIPVKELRQTYYNTLKEILDGE, encoded by the coding sequence TTGTCGAATGAAAAAGAACCTTTAGTGAATCTTCAGTTAGCCAACGAGCATGGTTTAACTGAGGATGAGTATAATCGTATTCTCGAAATATTAGGAAGGACTCCAACATACACCGAACTTGGTGTTTTTAGTGTAATGTGGAGTGAGCATTGCTCATATAAAAATTCAATTGCATTATTGAAAACTTTACCTAGAAGTGGAGAGCGACTTTTGGTGAGTGCCGGCGAAGAAAACGCAGGTTTAGTAGATATAGGTGATGGACTTGCTGTAGCATTTAAAATTGAAAGTCATAACCATCCGTCAGCAATCGAACCATATCAAGGTGCAGCAACCGGCGTCGGTGGGATAATGCGTGATATATTCACAATGGGTGCTCGTCCAATAGCAGCTCTCAACTCACTGCGTTTTGGCAATCCAACCGACCCACGTGTAAAATATCTGATTAAAGGGATAGTAAAAGGAATCGGCGATTATGGAAATTGTTTCGGAGTTCCAACTGTGGGGGGTGAAGTTTATTTCGATAAATGTTATACCGAAAATCCTATCGTGAATGCTATGTCTGTAGGAATCGTCAAACACGATTGTATTATGAAAGCGGCAGCAAAAGGAGAGGGGAATTTAGTTATGATTGTCGGTTCAGCTACCGGCAGGGATGGGATTCATGGGGCTACATTTGCATCACAAGAGATTTCGGAAGAATCAGATGAGAAAAGACCCTCAGTGCAGGTAGGCGACCCGTTTACAGAGAAATTGCTATTAGAAGCGACACTTGAAGCTGCTAAAACCGGATACATCATCGGAATCCAAGATATGGGGGCTGCTGGTATTGCATGCTCCACATCAGAAATGAGCGAACGCGGTAAATCAGGTATGGTAATCGACCTGAATAAGGTACCAGCCCGAGAAACCGGTATGAATGCGTATGAAATTATGCTTTCAGAATCGCAAGAGCGTATGTTGGTGGTGATTAAGGAAGGGGGTGAAAAAATAATTCAAGAAATATTTAAAAAATGGGATTTACAAGTTGAAATAATTGGAAACGTGGATAACTCGGCTATCTTGAAAATTTATATGGATGGAATATTAAAGGCTGAAATACCAGCCGAATCGTTAGTTTTAGGAGGGGGTGCTCCTGTCTATTATCGTGAAAGTATTGAACCAAAATATTTATCTGAGACAAAGAATTTTTCTTTCGAAGAAATACCTGAACCGATTGATTACAATGAAACTTTAAAAGAAATGTTGAAATCGCCTAATATTTGTTCAAAAAAGTGGATATATCAGCAATATGACTCTATGGTGAGAACCAATACCATCCCATCTGGGATTACCGATGCAGCTATTATCAGAATCAAAGCTACTAACAAAGCCCTTGCACTAAAGACAGACGGGAACGCTCGTTACGTCTATTTGAACCCTCGTAAAGGAGCAGAAATTGCTGTAGCTGAATCGGCAAGAAATGTTATTTGTTGCGGTGCTAAACCGATTGCTATCACAAATTGCTTGAACTTCGGGAATCCATATAATCCAGAAAATTATTGGCAGTTTAAAGAAGCAGTAGCGGGAATAGGAAACGCTTGCCGTGTACTCGAAACTCCCGTTACAGGCGGTAATGTGAGTTTTTTTAATGAGAGTCCCAATTATTCAGTTTTTCCAACACCTGTTATTGGTATGCTTGGGCTGGTTGAGGATTTAAAGCTAATTACATCGATGGAATTTAAAAATGAATATGATTTGATAGTTTTAATAGGCAAAAATCATGGTGATATATCAGGATCAGAATATCTTAAACATATTCACGGTAAAACAGAGGGTGATGCTCCGTATTTTGATATTAATTACGAAAAAAAAGTGCACACGACTGTATTAGAAGCAATTCACGAAGGAATTGTTGAATCTGCTCACGATGTTAGCGACGGTGGCATTGCAGTAACTTTATCTGAATGCTGTATTGCATCAGATTTAGGTGCTGAAATATTTTTTGAAAGTGCTTACCGATTGGATTTTATTTTATTTGGCGAAGATCAGATGCGAATAGTTATTACAATTGAGGAAGGCAGTTTAGCCAAATTAGAACAAATTGTAAATAAAAATAAAACAGATTATAAGATAATTGGAAAAGTTAAAGGACATAAATTAATAATTAACTCTATCATCGATATACCAGTGAAAGAACTGAGACAAACCTATTACAATACACTAAAAGAAATTCTCGATGGGGAGTAG
- a CDS encoding diacylglycerol kinase family lipid kinase, giving the protein MSNKQTKYHFILNPVAGRGRAYKAIKQIRSLLREKGVNHTFSITSAPKHATQLANEAQKDYDVIVAIGGDGTVNEVMNGMVNSKIRFGVIPLGSGNDFARAVKMPNNLIDAIDIILNNKNILADVGKVITHRQIDDKLEIYDERYFINGIGIGFDASVAYESSKIKRLRGLPLYIFALFRALLKYQTPNFLFKLDELHLKSKYFLIAIGNGVSAGGGFYLTPGAKLDDNKFDVCYVEHVGFFKILKMFPSVLKGLHGKYKEVQFSHAQNIEVKSDENFFVHADGEIVGNNVNTVKISLIPAAIHVITG; this is encoded by the coding sequence ATGAGTAACAAACAAACGAAATATCATTTTATCCTGAATCCAGTTGCGGGTCGTGGACGTGCTTACAAGGCAATTAAACAAATTCGAAGTTTATTAAGAGAAAAGGGTGTAAATCATACTTTTTCAATAACTTCCGCACCGAAGCATGCAACCCAATTAGCTAACGAGGCTCAAAAAGATTACGATGTAATTGTAGCAATTGGCGGAGACGGGACGGTGAACGAAGTTATGAATGGAATGGTGAATAGCAAAATTAGATTTGGAGTAATACCATTAGGTTCAGGAAATGATTTTGCAAGAGCAGTTAAAATGCCAAATAATTTGATTGATGCAATCGATATTATTTTAAATAATAAGAACATTTTAGCTGACGTAGGTAAAGTAATAACACACAGGCAAATAGATGATAAATTGGAGATATATGACGAGAGATATTTTATAAATGGGATCGGAATTGGTTTTGATGCGTCGGTAGCTTACGAAAGTTCAAAAATTAAGAGACTTAGAGGCTTGCCACTATATATTTTCGCACTATTTCGAGCATTATTGAAATATCAAACACCTAATTTTTTATTCAAATTGGATGAATTACATTTAAAAAGCAAGTATTTTTTAATTGCTATCGGAAATGGAGTCAGTGCCGGTGGTGGTTTTTATTTAACTCCGGGGGCAAAATTAGATGATAATAAATTTGATGTTTGCTATGTTGAGCATGTTGGTTTTTTTAAAATTCTTAAAATGTTTCCGAGCGTTCTGAAAGGTTTGCATGGTAAGTATAAAGAAGTTCAATTTTCACATGCTCAAAATATTGAAGTAAAATCTGACGAAAATTTTTTTGTTCATGCTGATGGAGAAATCGTTGGGAATAATGTTAATACAGTAAAAATAAGTTTGATACCAGCAGCTATTCATGTGATTACTGGCTAA